A region of Triplophysa dalaica isolate WHDGS20190420 chromosome 18, ASM1584641v1, whole genome shotgun sequence DNA encodes the following proteins:
- the ccdc120a gene encoding coiled-coil domain-containing protein 120 isoform X3 → MDSKQRAERMVELQERRRSLQSLLSTRLAELKRVCLQEAELTGEVPHEYPLENCEKFPHVRRKAGLSRSSSKHNTRNEEEDIFQRKTKKTLFSGALRRHVDSEQHPSHGKRTVHRGCHTDNTVKSESSSPSDSTNQDTEEVSDSLSPSQSLLVSESPDSRFSRKLSPVEIYYEIKTRRSSVASSASPSHTLPRSVSNLEGRSVPATPLLSRNGLTGVHIRSESSSGTAPVRQWSDNPEASHLVPSQSQDLPTSSGSHGPGGSQTRRSNSSETLLDRNATEEGGQRSRNGPYKSSEALLDSALKQAQRSSPDRQVNGHADPGRIRSAAGGRGTNVGAGYNDILMDYVWGKQQKIQTQRQQRLQVQNAPKTRPWPEGSNAPPPPYRNGQSQHLILGPPAYSPLMLRGKPGEPRRVKVSRTKSCGPFVPLQQHQQESILLSAYTDAHTPNANGTHNQQTDHPHRPPHYPFESSAPTTPDDPTRSLHKALALEGLRDWYLRNALGQTGSGTKGKEGTQTQRRRTTPSLHGSHQHPPLKHQPQSFQGDTVYTHMPQSATFHGHPLHTRTMELSLFEETFSSKMQEVTLQETSTDRPTPGTLV, encoded by the exons TTTAGAAAACTGCGAGAAATTCCCCCACGTGCGCCGCAAAGCCGGTTTGTCCCGCAGTTCTTCCAAACATAACACGAGAAATGAG GAAGAGGACATCTTTCAGCGCAAGACAAAGAAAACACTGTTCAGTGGCGCCCTCCGCAGGCACGTCGATTCAGAACAACATCCTTCACACGGCAAAAGAACGGTTCATAGAGGATGCCACACAG ATAACACTGTAAAGTCAGAGAGTAGCTCCCCGTCAGATTCAACCAATCAGGACACAG AAGAAGTCTCTGACAGCCTGTCACCCTCACAATCCCTGCTGGTGTCGGAGAGCCCAGACAGCAGGTTCTCTCGAAAACTCTCTCCTGTGGAAATCTACTATGAGATAAAAACACGCCGCAGCTCTGTGGCCAGCTCAGCCAG CCCGAGTCATACACTTCCAAGGAGTGTGTCGAATTTAGAAGGTAGAAGCGTACCAGCAACTCCACTCCTGTCCCGGAACGGACTAACGGGAGTGCACATCag gTCAGAATCCTCCAGCGGCACTGCTCCTGTGAGGCAGTGGTCAGACAATCCCGAAGCGTCACATCTGGTGCCTTCGCAGTCTCAGGATCTCCCGACCTCCTCAGGGTCCCACGGGCCGGGGGGCTCACAAACACGACGCAGCAACAGCTCGGAGACGCTGCTAGACCGGAACGCCACCGAAGAGGGAGGTCAAAGGTCGCGGAACGGCCCATACAAGAGTTCAGAAGCACTGCTAGACTCCGCTTTAAAACAGGCACAGAGGAGCAGCCCTGACCGCCAGGTCAACGGACACGCCGATCCGGGTCGCATTCGCTCGGCCGCGGGAGGACGAGGAACGAATGTAGGTGCCGGTTACAACGATATCCTCATGGATTACGTCTGGGGAAAGCAGCAGAAGATACAGACTCAGCGACAGCAAAGACTGCAGGTCCAGAACGCTCCAAAAACTCGCCCGTGGCCCGAAGGTTCCAACGCTCCGCCCCCTCCCTACAGGAATGGCCAATCACAGCATCTTATTCTGGGCCCTCCGGCCTACAGCCCCTTAATGCTGAGGGGTAAACCTGGCGAGCCACGGAGGGTCAAAGTGAGTCGCACAAAATCCTGTGGCCCGTTTGTTCCCCTCCAGCAACACCAGCAAGAATCCATCCTACTGTCGGCctacacagatgcacacaccCCCAATGCAAACGGGACGCATAACCAGCAGACTGACCACCCCCACAGACCGCCCCATTACCCCTTCGAGTCGTCAGCCCCCACAACCCCCGACGACCCCACACGCAGCTTGCACAAGGCCCTGGCGCTGGAGGGGTTGAGAGACTGGTATCTGCGGAACGCACTGGGGCAGACGGGCAGCGGGACGAAGGGGAAAGAGGGAACGCAGACACAGCGCAGGCGCACAACACCCTCTCTGCATGGCTCTCACCAGCATCCGCCCCTCAAACACCAGCCGCAGTCCTTTCAAGGAGACACAGTCTATACACATATGCCCCAGTCAGCCACGTTTCACGGGCATCCGCTACATACCAG GACGATGGAGCTTTCGTTGTTTGAAGAAACCTTTTCATCTAAAATGCAGGAGGTGACACTTCAAGAGACGAGTACTGACAGACCCACACCAGGCACGCTGGTCTAA